A genomic region of Janthinobacterium lividum contains the following coding sequences:
- a CDS encoding TonB-dependent siderophore receptor — MNEGKQAMKHYRHTSITLALLGSLALSAPASAQQQPQQAPARHYQVAAGPLGAVLSAFASDAGVSISGAASLYAGLNSRGLNGNYQVADGFARLLDGSGLYAVDQGGGHYAVRRLPSAADAATLPGIAVRATAERSTSTEGTGSYTTPATASATGLVLSLRETPQSVSVITRQRMDDQDLLTVRDVLRNTPGIAVNQFDTERSTFSARGFDVDNFQYDGVPTTYKVQYSGGESEMDSLIYDRVEVTRGATGLLTGAGYPSASINLLRKRASARQFEGQWSLAAGSWRDYRGTLDLATPLNGDGSVRGRVAGAWQDRKSFTNGYSNQRQLVYATVEADLAPGTVAMLGASYQKNDPKGSNWGGFPLWYSDGSRTDFDRSVTTAPRWAAWATEQTNVHATLEHALGQGWKAQAQAMYSKHTEDTPLVFLAERPDRITGLGMLGYPNRYIGARDQSSADVKLSGPFTLGGRQHEIIVGANYTVQHAEFSVKEALDPEPIGNFLAWDGSYPQPAWGELVLSEKYTTKQYGAYGAARLNLAEHTRLILGGRLSRWDKDRIGFDGSARFAFAKSKFVPYAGVVIDLNETYSAYASYTDIFRPQENQDRAGAWLDPLTGQSMEVGLKGELAGGRANGSIGIFEIKQDKLAQPDGAHRVPGTTTQAYYAARGATSRGIEGELSGRLAPGWNVTASASHFRARDREQQDINTLSPRSTARLFTTWKVRPDLTVGGGVNWQSKFYFDDEGPNGKERVTQEAYSTVSLMATYQLSRQLTAQLNVENALDKKYININTYAQGTYGVPRSVRGTLTYRF, encoded by the coding sequence ATGAACGAAGGGAAACAAGCAATGAAGCACTACCGCCACACCAGCATTACCCTGGCCCTGCTGGGCAGCCTGGCCTTGAGCGCGCCCGCATCCGCCCAGCAGCAACCGCAGCAGGCGCCCGCGCGCCACTACCAGGTGGCCGCCGGCCCCCTCGGCGCCGTCCTGTCCGCGTTTGCGTCCGACGCCGGGGTCAGCATTTCCGGCGCCGCCAGCCTGTATGCGGGCTTGAACAGCCGCGGCTTGAACGGCAACTACCAGGTGGCCGACGGTTTCGCCCGCCTGCTCGATGGCAGCGGCCTATACGCTGTCGACCAGGGCGGTGGCCACTACGCCGTGCGCAGGCTGCCATCGGCGGCCGACGCGGCCACCCTGCCCGGCATCGCCGTGCGCGCCACGGCCGAGCGCAGCACGAGCACGGAAGGCACGGGCTCGTACACGACGCCGGCCACGGCCAGCGCCACGGGCCTGGTGCTGTCGCTGCGCGAGACGCCGCAATCGGTCAGCGTCATCACGCGCCAGCGCATGGACGACCAGGACTTGCTGACGGTGCGCGACGTGCTGCGCAATACGCCCGGCATCGCCGTCAACCAGTTCGACACGGAACGCAGCACGTTTTCCGCGCGCGGCTTCGACGTCGACAATTTCCAGTACGACGGCGTGCCCACCACCTATAAGGTGCAGTATTCGGGCGGCGAATCGGAAATGGATTCGCTGATCTATGACCGCGTGGAGGTGACGCGCGGCGCCACGGGCTTGCTGACGGGCGCCGGCTACCCGTCGGCCTCGATCAACCTGCTGCGCAAGCGGGCCAGCGCCAGGCAATTCGAAGGGCAATGGTCGCTGGCGGCCGGCTCGTGGCGCGATTACCGGGGCACGCTCGACCTGGCCACGCCGCTGAACGGGGACGGCTCCGTGCGCGGCCGGGTGGCGGGCGCCTGGCAAGACCGCAAGTCGTTTACCAATGGCTATTCGAACCAGCGCCAGCTCGTCTACGCCACCGTCGAGGCGGACCTGGCGCCCGGCACCGTGGCCATGCTGGGCGCCAGCTACCAGAAGAACGACCCGAAAGGCAGCAACTGGGGCGGCTTCCCCCTGTGGTACAGCGACGGCTCGCGCACCGATTTCGACCGTTCCGTAACGACGGCGCCCCGCTGGGCCGCCTGGGCCACGGAACAGACGAATGTGCACGCCACGCTGGAACACGCGCTGGGCCAGGGTTGGAAAGCGCAGGCGCAAGCCATGTACAGCAAGCATACGGAAGACACGCCGCTGGTATTCCTGGCGGAACGGCCCGATAGAATCACGGGCCTGGGCATGCTCGGCTATCCGAACCGCTACATCGGCGCGCGCGACCAAAGCAGCGCCGACGTGAAGCTGTCCGGGCCATTTACCCTGGGCGGACGCCAGCATGAAATCATCGTCGGCGCCAATTACACGGTGCAGCACGCCGAGTTCAGCGTCAAGGAAGCGCTCGACCCTGAACCGATCGGCAATTTCCTCGCCTGGGATGGCAGCTACCCGCAGCCGGCCTGGGGCGAACTCGTGCTGTCGGAAAAATACACGACCAAGCAATATGGCGCCTACGGCGCGGCGCGGCTGAATCTTGCCGAGCACACCAGGCTGATCCTCGGCGGGCGTTTGAGCCGCTGGGACAAGGACCGCATCGGCTTTGACGGCAGCGCCCGCTTTGCCTTCGCCAAGAGCAAGTTCGTGCCCTACGCGGGCGTGGTGATCGATCTCAATGAGACGTATTCGGCATATGCCAGCTACACGGACATCTTCCGCCCGCAGGAAAACCAGGACCGCGCGGGCGCCTGGCTGGACCCGCTGACGGGGCAAAGCATGGAAGTGGGCTTGAAGGGCGAACTGGCCGGGGGCCGGGCCAACGGTTCCATCGGCATCTTTGAAATCAAGCAGGACAAGCTGGCCCAGCCGGACGGCGCGCACCGGGTTCCCGGCACCACCACGCAAGCATATTATGCGGCACGGGGCGCCACCAGCCGCGGCATCGAGGGGGAATTGTCGGGCCGCCTGGCGCCGGGCTGGAACGTGACTGCCAGCGCCAGCCACTTCCGCGCCAGGGACCGCGAGCAGCAGGACATCAACACCCTGTCTCCACGCTCGACGGCGCGATTATTTACCACGTGGAAAGTACGCCCCGACCTCACCGTGGGCGGCGGCGTCAACTGGCAAAGCAAGTTCTACTTTGACGACGAGGGCCCGAACGGCAAGGAAAGAGTGACGCAGGAAGCCTACAGCACGGTGAGCCTGATGGCCACGTACCAGCTGTCGCGCCAGCTGACGGCCCAGCTGAACGTGGAAAACGCGCTGGACAAGAAATACATCAACATCAACACCTATGCGCAAGGCACGTATGGCGTGCCGCGCAGTGTCAGGGGGACGTTGACCTACCGCTTCTAA
- a CDS encoding sigma-70 family RNA polymerase sigma factor, with protein MTSAVSPAADPVALLYGQHHPWLLRWLRGKLSCTDHAADLAQDTFVKLLATPGERAVTLREPRAYLTTVARRLLIDHYRRQSLEQAWLATLAQLPAPVTPSAEDRLLILETLHQIDAMLDGLGAKVRTAFLLSQLEGMAYADIAARLNVSERTVKRYMVQAFEQCILLLA; from the coding sequence GTGACGTCTGCCGTATCCCCCGCCGCCGATCCTGTCGCACTGCTGTATGGCCAGCACCATCCGTGGCTGCTGCGCTGGCTGCGCGGCAAATTGTCCTGTACGGATCACGCGGCCGACCTGGCGCAGGATACCTTCGTCAAGCTGCTGGCCACGCCCGGCGAGCGCGCCGTCACCCTGCGCGAGCCGCGCGCCTACCTGACCACCGTGGCGCGCCGCCTGCTGATCGACCATTACCGCCGCCAGTCGCTGGAACAGGCATGGCTGGCCACCCTGGCGCAGCTGCCCGCCCCCGTCACGCCGTCGGCGGAAGACCGCTTGCTGATCCTGGAAACCCTGCACCAGATCGACGCCATGCTCGACGGCCTGGGGGCAAAGGTGCGCACGGCCTTCCTGCTGTCGCAGCTGGAAGGCATGGCGTATGCGGACATCGCCGCGCGCCTGAACGTCAGCGAGCGCACCGTCAAGCGCTACATGGTGCAGGCGTTCGAACAATGCATCCTGCTGCTGGCCTGA
- a CDS encoding FecR domain-containing protein — protein sequence MSAALDARAAREAAHWMMRLQGGELDAAAQQGLARWRAAHPDHETAWQRAEQVCRTFGMLPPPLAMPLSRQVLDRPARAQRRAILKTLAVLIVAGPAGWAMLRVAPWQAWTAELRTATGEIRHLTLADGSELSLNTASAADIVFSDALRLVQLRGGEIHVATSPDPLGRPFIVRTSNGSVRALGTRFTVRQEDRLLGARTHVAVSQGAVEVRPAEGQPVIVQAGWQASFDETAAGAPQPLAPHASAWLKGLLYADDTPLDQVLAQLARYRHGVVRCDPAVARLRVSGVYQLRDTDALLALLQASLPIRVRRHSRWWISVGPA from the coding sequence ATGAGCGCGGCCCTCGATGCGCGCGCCGCGCGCGAAGCGGCGCACTGGATGATGCGCCTGCAAGGCGGCGAACTGGACGCTGCCGCGCAACAGGGGCTGGCCCGCTGGCGCGCCGCCCACCCCGACCATGAAACGGCGTGGCAGCGCGCCGAGCAAGTGTGCCGCACCTTTGGCATGCTGCCTCCGCCGCTGGCCATGCCCTTGTCCAGGCAAGTGCTGGACCGTCCGGCCCGCGCGCAGCGCCGCGCCATCCTGAAGACCCTGGCCGTGCTGATCGTCGCCGGCCCAGCCGGCTGGGCCATGCTGCGCGTGGCGCCATGGCAAGCCTGGACGGCCGAGCTGCGCACGGCGACAGGCGAAATCCGCCACCTCACCCTGGCCGATGGCAGCGAACTCAGCCTGAATACGGCCAGCGCCGCCGACATCGTTTTCAGCGACGCGCTGCGCCTGGTCCAGCTGCGCGGCGGAGAGATACACGTGGCGACCAGCCCCGATCCCCTCGGGCGTCCCTTCATCGTGCGCACCAGCAACGGCAGCGTCCGCGCCCTCGGCACGCGCTTCACGGTGCGCCAGGAGGACCGTCTGCTGGGCGCGCGTACCCACGTGGCCGTCTCGCAGGGCGCCGTGGAAGTGCGGCCCGCCGAAGGCCAGCCCGTCATCGTGCAGGCGGGCTGGCAAGCCAGTTTCGATGAAACGGCCGCCGGCGCGCCGCAGCCGCTGGCGCCGCATGCGTCCGCGTGGCTCAAGGGCCTGCTGTACGCGGACGACACGCCGCTGGACCAGGTGCTGGCGCAGCTGGCCCGCTACCGCCACGGCGTGGTGCGCTGCGATCCGGCCGTGGCGCGGCTGAGGGTGTCGGGCGTGTACCAGCTGCGCGACACGGACGCCCTGCTGGCCCTGCTGCAAGCGTCGCTGCCCATCCGCGTAAGGCGCCACAGCCGTTGGTGGATTTCCGTCGGGCCCGCATAA
- a CDS encoding universal stress protein, with protein sequence MPYTTLLVHVDNSRHCAQRIRLAVRLAVAEGAHLIGSAMSGISRYAYGGGVNALQFAPAQMQALRTQASEALHDFERIAREEGLGAYETRFVDDDAQGALLLQARYCDLLILGQTDAQDTPSRVIAGTAEYLMLHCGRPVLMVPHAPCAAPAGIAQHPLLAWNGSAEALRAITDALPLLQRAQQVTLAVVNSHAQAAAHGEQPGADLALYLARHGVNVEVLQHDTPPGQDVGTALLAMAAQRRCDLVVMGCYGHMRLREALLGGVTRTVLQEMTLPVLVSH encoded by the coding sequence ATGCCCTATACCACCCTGCTGGTCCACGTCGACAATTCCCGCCACTGCGCCCAGCGCATCCGCCTGGCCGTGCGCCTGGCCGTCGCCGAAGGGGCCCACCTGATCGGTTCGGCCATGAGCGGCATCTCGCGCTACGCGTATGGCGGCGGCGTGAACGCGCTGCAGTTTGCGCCGGCGCAGATGCAGGCGCTGCGCACCCAGGCCAGCGAAGCCTTGCACGACTTCGAGCGCATCGCCCGCGAAGAAGGCCTGGGCGCCTACGAAACGCGCTTCGTCGACGACGATGCGCAAGGCGCGCTGCTGCTGCAGGCGCGCTATTGCGACTTGCTGATCCTGGGCCAGACGGATGCGCAGGATACGCCGTCGCGCGTCATCGCCGGCACGGCCGAATACCTGATGCTGCATTGCGGCCGGCCCGTGCTGATGGTGCCGCACGCGCCTTGCGCCGCGCCAGCGGGCATCGCGCAGCATCCGCTGCTGGCCTGGAACGGCAGCGCCGAAGCGCTGCGCGCCATCACCGATGCGCTGCCGCTGCTGCAACGGGCACAACAAGTCACCCTGGCCGTCGTCAATTCGCACGCCCAGGCGGCCGCGCACGGCGAGCAGCCGGGCGCCGACCTGGCCCTGTATCTGGCGCGCCACGGCGTCAACGTCGAGGTGCTGCAGCACGACACGCCGCCGGGCCAGGACGTGGGAACGGCCCTGCTGGCCATGGCCGCGCAGCGGCGCTGCGATCTGGTCGTGATGGGCTGTTACGGCCACATGCGCCTGCGCGAAGCGCTGCTGGGCGGCGTCACGCGCACCGTGCTGCAGGAGATGACGTTGCCGGTGCTGGTGTCGCACTAG
- a CDS encoding alpha/beta hydrolase — protein MTRTTDAIPRFHARRRLLFGMGALAGLAACGGGSGPRAAAVIDRQIGVAPGVSLHVRDWRSATDSETDVIVLQAGLGANAHAFDSLAPALARRHRVLAVTRRGYGASSKPLPVNDANDMTYAPATLVADLLAVLDALKVQRIILAGHSIAGNELTLFAGSHPQRVRGLVYMDTTFDYLASGGYEEPQPTPFDEPPPGPADLASLDASIAYARRINKQWWPALEANWRDALEVLPGGAVRPNTPPAIARAMDMAAHNFSPDYRRVRAPALVVTVDPGTLRNLFPWLLQADPATQADAQALLDFIRPLRLADGDRLAAALPGSSHLVIRNGFHSDFFIEYESTVVGAIEAMRWEGLQ, from the coding sequence ATGACCAGAACCACCGATGCCATCCCCCGTTTCCACGCCCGCAGGCGCTTGCTGTTCGGCATGGGCGCCCTGGCGGGCCTGGCTGCCTGTGGCGGCGGCAGCGGGCCGCGCGCTGCGGCGGTGATCGACCGGCAGATCGGCGTCGCCCCCGGCGTCAGCCTGCACGTGCGCGACTGGCGCAGCGCGACCGACAGCGAGACCGATGTCATCGTCCTGCAGGCCGGCCTGGGCGCCAATGCGCACGCCTTTGACAGCCTGGCGCCCGCGCTGGCGCGCCGCCACCGCGTGCTGGCCGTCACGCGGCGCGGCTATGGCGCCTCCAGCAAGCCGCTGCCCGTCAACGACGCCAACGATATGACGTATGCCCCCGCCACCCTGGTGGCCGACCTGCTGGCCGTGCTGGACGCACTGAAGGTTCAACGCATCATCCTGGCCGGCCATTCCATCGCCGGCAACGAACTGACCCTGTTCGCCGGCAGCCACCCGCAGCGCGTGCGGGGACTCGTCTATATGGACACGACCTTCGATTACCTGGCCAGCGGCGGCTATGAGGAACCCCAGCCCACGCCCTTCGACGAACCGCCACCTGGCCCGGCCGACCTGGCATCGCTGGACGCCTCGATCGCCTATGCCAGGCGCATCAACAAGCAATGGTGGCCGGCGTTGGAAGCGAACTGGCGCGACGCCCTGGAAGTGCTGCCCGGCGGCGCCGTGCGGCCGAATACCCCGCCCGCCATCGCCAGGGCCATGGACATGGCCGCGCACAATTTTTCGCCCGACTACCGCCGCGTGCGCGCGCCGGCGCTGGTCGTCACCGTCGATCCCGGCACCTTGCGCAACCTGTTTCCATGGCTGCTGCAAGCCGATCCCGCCACCCAGGCCGACGCGCAAGCGCTGCTGGACTTTATCCGCCCGCTGCGCCTGGCCGACGGCGACCGCCTGGCCGCCGCCCTGCCCGGCAGCAGCCATCTGGTGATACGCAACGGCTTCCACAGCGATTTCTTCATCGAATACGAGAGCACGGTGGTCGGCGCCATCGAGGCCATGCGCTGGGAAGGTCTACAATGA
- a CDS encoding PHA/PHB synthase family protein yields MSKTQPSDAEHNIEHERLGSAWQGVPVPDYPESAPEGATLDLLLSAWLGKFTGGISPAALGNAYADWLSHLALAPSKQQTLLQEAWKKIGHWQQYALQSALAGSATEPPCIAPLPQDRRFDDPAWRRWPYNLVYQGFLLQQQWWHRATTGVRGVSPHHEDVVTFTVRQWLDMLAPSNFLLTNPVVQQATLESGGASLARGMVHAADDWQRAAMGAHAPDAHRYKVGQNLAVTPGKVVYRNDLIELIQYAPATAKVHATPLLFVPAWIMKFYILDLSPHNSLVRYLVGQGHTVFMISWKNPLEEDRELSLEDYRQLGVMDALDAVARITGAPQVHAAGYCLGGTLLAIAAATMARDGDARLASLTMLASQVDFKEPGELSLFIDDSQVSFLEAAMWKQGYLDTKQMAGAFQLLRSNDLIWSRRLNHYLLGQDEQDSDLMAWNGDATRMPCRMHAEYLRRLFLHNDLAEGRYRTAGRHIALRDIDAPIFAVGTLTDHVAPWRSVYKLQLLTDTDVTFLLTSGGHNAGVVSPPGQPRRSYQLATHRHDAPYVDADSWQRDVPHHDGSWWPAWQAWLEERAGAQVAPPSMGIALGDAPGSYVLQT; encoded by the coding sequence ATGAGCAAGACGCAGCCGAGCGACGCGGAACACAACATTGAACATGAGCGCCTGGGCAGCGCCTGGCAAGGCGTGCCAGTGCCCGACTATCCGGAAAGCGCACCGGAAGGCGCCACCCTGGACCTGCTGCTGAGCGCCTGGCTGGGCAAGTTCACGGGCGGCATTTCGCCTGCCGCGCTGGGCAACGCCTATGCCGACTGGCTCAGCCACCTGGCGCTGGCGCCGTCGAAGCAGCAAACCCTGCTGCAGGAAGCGTGGAAGAAGATCGGCCACTGGCAGCAGTACGCGCTGCAATCGGCGCTGGCCGGCAGCGCCACTGAGCCGCCGTGCATCGCGCCGCTGCCGCAGGACCGGCGCTTCGACGACCCTGCCTGGCGGCGCTGGCCGTACAACCTCGTCTACCAGGGCTTCTTGCTGCAGCAGCAATGGTGGCACCGTGCCACCACGGGCGTGCGCGGCGTCTCGCCGCACCACGAGGACGTCGTCACGTTCACCGTGCGCCAGTGGCTCGACATGCTGGCGCCGTCGAACTTCCTGCTGACCAATCCCGTGGTACAGCAAGCCACCCTCGAGAGCGGCGGCGCCAGCCTGGCGCGCGGCATGGTCCACGCGGCCGACGACTGGCAGCGCGCCGCCATGGGAGCGCATGCCCCCGATGCGCACCGCTACAAGGTGGGCCAGAACCTGGCCGTCACGCCGGGCAAGGTGGTCTACCGCAATGACTTGATCGAATTGATCCAGTACGCTCCCGCCACCGCCAAGGTGCATGCGACGCCGCTGCTGTTCGTGCCCGCCTGGATCATGAAGTTCTATATTCTCGACCTGTCGCCGCACAATTCGCTGGTGCGCTACCTGGTGGGCCAGGGCCACACGGTATTCATGATTTCCTGGAAAAACCCGCTGGAAGAAGACCGCGAGTTGTCGCTGGAAGACTACCGCCAGCTGGGCGTGATGGATGCGCTCGACGCCGTTGCCCGCATCACGGGCGCGCCGCAGGTGCATGCGGCCGGCTACTGCCTGGGCGGCACCCTGCTGGCGATCGCCGCCGCGACGATGGCGCGCGATGGCGATGCGCGCCTGGCCAGCCTCACCATGCTGGCCTCGCAGGTCGACTTCAAGGAGCCGGGCGAACTGTCGCTGTTCATCGACGATAGCCAGGTCAGCTTCCTGGAAGCGGCCATGTGGAAGCAGGGCTACCTCGATACGAAGCAGATGGCGGGCGCCTTCCAGCTGCTGCGCTCGAACGATTTGATCTGGTCGCGCCGCTTGAACCACTACCTGCTGGGACAAGATGAACAGGACAGCGACCTGATGGCCTGGAACGGGGACGCCACGCGCATGCCCTGCCGCATGCATGCGGAATACCTGCGCCGCCTGTTCCTGCACAACGACCTGGCCGAAGGCCGCTACCGCACGGCGGGCCGCCACATCGCCCTGCGCGACATCGACGCGCCCATCTTTGCCGTCGGCACCCTGACGGATCACGTGGCGCCGTGGCGCTCCGTGTATAAACTGCAGCTGCTGACCGACACGGACGTCACCTTTTTGCTCACTTCGGGCGGCCACAATGCGGGCGTCGTCTCGCCGCCGGGCCAGCCGCGCCGCAGCTACCAGCTGGCCACGCACCGCCACGATGCGCCCTATGTCGACGCGGACAGCTGGCAGCGCGACGTGCCGCACCATGACGGTTCGTGGTGGCCCGCCTGGCAAGCGTGGCTGGAAGAACGCGCGGGCGCGCAAGTGGCGCCACCGTCCATGGGGATTGCCCTGGGCGATGCACCGGGCAGCTACGTGCTGCAAACCTGA
- a CDS encoding alpha/beta hydrolase yields the protein MSQQATIVLVHGFWGGAAHWSRVILELRRQGHTAIRAVELPLTSLADDAERTRKMVAQVDGPVLLVGHSYGGAVISVAGNAPNVVGLVYIAAFAPDAGESPGSITQEHPPIGAANLEGDSDGYLWVKPGQYHDSFCQDLDAEEGAVLGVVQKAPLASTFGDTVSDPAWKHKPSWYQISTADRMIAPVNQERMAARLQARKVITLNASHASLASRPVEVAALILEAASALAAA from the coding sequence ATGAGCCAGCAAGCCACCATCGTCCTCGTCCACGGTTTCTGGGGCGGCGCCGCCCACTGGAGCCGCGTCATCCTCGAATTGCGGCGCCAGGGCCACACGGCCATCCGCGCCGTCGAACTGCCCCTGACGTCGCTGGCCGACGACGCCGAGCGCACGCGCAAGATGGTGGCGCAGGTCGATGGCCCGGTATTACTGGTAGGACACTCCTACGGCGGCGCCGTCATCAGCGTGGCCGGCAATGCGCCGAATGTGGTCGGCCTCGTGTACATCGCCGCCTTCGCGCCTGACGCGGGCGAAAGCCCGGGCAGCATCACGCAGGAACACCCGCCCATCGGCGCGGCCAATCTGGAAGGCGACAGCGACGGCTACCTGTGGGTCAAGCCCGGGCAATACCATGACAGCTTTTGCCAGGACCTCGACGCGGAAGAAGGTGCCGTGCTGGGCGTGGTGCAGAAAGCGCCGCTGGCCAGCACCTTCGGCGACACCGTCAGCGACCCGGCCTGGAAGCATAAACCCAGCTGGTACCAGATTTCCACTGCCGACCGCATGATTGCCCCCGTCAACCAGGAGCGCATGGCGGCGCGCCTGCAGGCGCGCAAAGTCATCACGCTCAACGCCAGCCACGCCTCGCTGGCCTCGCGTCCCGTGGAAGTGGCGGCGCTGATACTGGAGGCGGCAAGCGCGCTGGCCGCAGCGTAA
- a CDS encoding magnesium and cobalt transport protein CorA, which translates to MDLSTHAAVVNGEAYRDGRKIAHFDIDKVGDFLGDPDCFVWIGLASPDVTAMQALQTAFGLHELAVEDAQGAHERPKLEEYGDTLFMVMHTATLDGEAIVYGETHVFLGPRFIITVRHGASAGYAKLRERKESMPEKLASGPGYVLYSIIDFIVDQYQPCIDHLQARFQHHELQLFKPSLSEDKLQDFYQLKTELLKLDAAVNPLHDICTQLIRFHGDIVPKENRIYYRDILDHVKRVTHTAGQMRELVNSAMQVALGQISIRQNEVVKRLAAWAAILAVPTMVFSLYGMNFEFMPELKWRGSYPAVIVVIIAGCYWLHRRLKREGWL; encoded by the coding sequence ATGGACTTGAGTACCCACGCCGCCGTCGTCAATGGCGAAGCCTATCGCGATGGCAGGAAGATCGCCCATTTCGATATCGACAAGGTGGGCGACTTCCTCGGCGATCCCGATTGTTTCGTGTGGATCGGCCTGGCCAGCCCCGACGTCACGGCCATGCAGGCGCTGCAAACGGCTTTCGGCTTGCACGAACTGGCCGTCGAAGATGCGCAGGGCGCGCACGAGCGGCCCAAGCTGGAAGAATACGGCGACACCCTGTTCATGGTGATGCACACGGCGACCCTGGACGGCGAGGCCATCGTCTATGGCGAAACCCACGTCTTTCTCGGCCCCCGCTTCATCATCACGGTGCGCCACGGCGCCTCTGCCGGCTATGCGAAGTTGCGTGAGCGCAAGGAAAGCATGCCCGAGAAGCTGGCTAGCGGCCCTGGCTACGTGCTGTATTCCATCATCGATTTCATCGTCGACCAGTACCAGCCCTGCATCGACCATTTGCAGGCCCGCTTCCAGCACCATGAGCTGCAGCTCTTCAAGCCCAGCTTGAGCGAAGACAAGCTGCAGGATTTCTACCAGCTCAAGACGGAACTGCTGAAGCTCGACGCGGCCGTCAATCCCCTGCATGACATCTGCACCCAGCTGATCCGTTTCCATGGCGACATCGTGCCCAAGGAAAACCGCATCTATTACCGCGACATTCTCGACCACGTCAAACGGGTCACGCACACGGCGGGGCAGATGCGCGAACTGGTCAATTCAGCCATGCAGGTGGCGCTGGGGCAAATTTCGATCCGCCAGAACGAGGTCGTCAAGCGCCTGGCCGCCTGGGCCGCCATCCTGGCCGTGCCCACCATGGTCTTCAGCCTGTACGGCATGAACTTCGAATTCATGCCGGAACTGAAGTGGCGCGGCAGCTATCCGGCCGTGATCGTCGTCATCATCGCCGGCTGCTACTGGCTGCACCGGCGCCTGAAGCGCGAAGGCTGGCTGTAG